The Jaculus jaculus isolate mJacJac1 chromosome 1, mJacJac1.mat.Y.cur, whole genome shotgun sequence nucleotide sequence gctcatgactacccctgttttaagttttcagtatcagggatgtattccctcccatggagcgggcctccggTCCAACtagaggcagttggtttccaccatgatagatgtgccacaattgtaaccattggctcatttggcctggctggccaaatataaggcttgcagtgtccactgttgagtatcttcactggcgatttctctttctcccattgaactcatgtagaatggcttcttccagttttctgtcacctgttctacatagaggaggttttatcagctcagttccagcagggtttctcttgtagccaaagtatgtggaggcttcagcaataaggtcttgccatcgattcctggtgggaaaccaagggccttggcaatggcctatgaccctggctaacaactcactggaaggtattccattcctggcactgaaaaatttctagcaatgatctatggctcctgagtgttccattgtccaaaaccagaagattccatataatttatttatatcctcttagattttgattagccctccttccacctttcctttacttaatctcttacCCTGGCCTCTCTTTGGgactttccacccccattaatctattcttctatttacatatatacaatgccatcctattaagtaccctcctcccttcctttctgttccctttatatctcttttctaacttactgactcttgctactgagttttctttctagttacacagaagtccaatcatctgtagctaggacccacatatgagagagaacatgtgatgcttggttttctgggcctgggtttcctcacttagtataatcctttccagatccatccattttcctgcaaatttcataacttcatttttctttactgctgagtagaactccattgtataaatgtgccacatcttcattatccactcatcagttgagggacatctaggctggttccatttcccagctattataaattgagcagcaaaaaacatggtcctctattctgttccattgatatacatgtctgcttttgtgccagtatcatgctgtttttgttactatgtctctgtagtataggttaaaatcaggtatggtgataccaccagccttatttttgttgctcagtattgatttagatatttgagatttttttttgtgattccaaatgaatttctagattgttttttctatttctgtgaagaatgccattaaaattttgatggggattgcattaaatgtgtagattgcttttggtaagattgccattttcacaatattgatttttctgatccaggaacaagggatgtttttccattttctagtgtcttctgcaatttctcgcttcagagttttaaagttttcactgtagagatccttcacttccgtggttagttttttctttttctttctgggaaCTTAAGTTTACAAGGTCATTCAGTAGTTCCTGTTGGAGCTTCTGACTCACTCTCCATTGTTACTATTTGCTAACTGCATTCAAGGCAATCACCTTCTCTCCATCAGTTTGGCTAGAGACTGTAATTTTGATCTCGTACACAGTCACGGTTtgttttctgttctgattttctcTGCAGTGCACAGGTATCTGATTTGAAAGTTCTATTCACCTAACACTGTTATTGTCATTTAATCTTATTGCCTTGATACCAAAAAATGCAGGCTCCATTGGATTGGTTTTGTGAAATTTCCTGTGTCACCTGGTATTTGATCCATTTCAGTACCCAGTCCTGATGTCCTTAAAGACagtgaagtggggctggagagatggtttagtggttaaagcatttgcctgcaaagccaaaggatcctggtttgattccccaggacccacataagctagaagtacaaggaggcacatgcatctggagttcgtttgcagtggctagaggccctggggtgcccattctctcctctctctctctctctctgcctctttctctcaaataagtaaataaataatatatatatatttaaaaagaaagtgtagAGACGTCCGTGTCGGGTGAGGCTCTTGTGTATTGCACCATTTTGCTTTTGCAGCTGTGGCTCTGCTTTGGACTTTCAGCACTGTGCATGCtgccgtctctctctctctctctctctctctctctctctctctctctctctctctctcacacacacacacacacacacacacacacacacacacacaaagggtcaGGGAGTAGTGTCATGGAAGGTGGgcctaagacacttgcctttatTAGGGTGCAGAAGCACACAAACATCATGGGCAGCTGCCTCTGACTGAACCCTTTAGGGCAAGCAGATAGtaatgtagaaagaaaaaaagcagagaaaaaaaaaactcttcccaGGAAGGGTTTTCCTGCAATTCCCACTGTCCTGGGGCTGGGCATATGGGTTTGGAATGAGAGATCCCTGGGCTCCTCTGAAAAGATGGAAACAGGGATCTCTTGTCTAAGCCTGATGGCCAAACATAGAGTGAGCATGAAGCAACACGTTTGCATAGGCCAAGGCTCTGGTGCAGTGTAGAAGGTGTCATACATGAAGTCATCTGCCAAAGCTTGGCTGTCCCCGCTCCTGCCTGGGAGACCACTTCTGTGTCCCCTCCCTTCCTAGGCATGTAGCTCCCCATTGTGTTGTAACAAGCTGGTTCCTGTAGTTCCTCCAGGCAAGAGTCAGGAGGGGCTGCCCAGCCCTCTTCTACAGTCAGGGATCCCACCCCTGACTCCCCAAGAGGCAGAATCCCTGGCTGTTGTGGtgaagttcacattgctggtagaaatcactcaaccaggagcagcttttgggtaaaacaggtttattttggcttgcagacttgaggggcagcttcacaatggcaggggaaaacaatggcatgagcagaaggtggacatcatcccctggtccacataaggtggacaacagcaacaggagagtatgccaaacactgacaaagggaaactgggtataacacccataagcccgccccaaacaatgcatcacctccaggaggctttaatttccaattgccatcagctagggagactagcattcagaatccctaagttgatgggggacacctgaatcaaatcaccacattggACCTCAGGCCTGCAGCCCATTGGCCTTGGCCCTGGCTCCTTCACTAGCCTGCACATCCTTCCCTGCACATTGTGGAGTTATGTGTATGTGCAAGCATGTGCACGTGTGACTTTGATTCTCCGTACATCTGATCCATCAAGAGGCTCTGGTTTAAGGAGGACCTACTGCACACCTTGTGTAAGAAGGGGCACCTTGTCTTTTAGCACCTGTATATTCATGCTCACACACCAGGGTCCTTCTTTTTCTAGGATGAATCTGAAATGACCTCCCCAGGGACTTAGAAAGGTCTCTGAGAACCCAGAGATCTCTGGCTCCAGTGCTTCCTCTGTGCCACGGGGTATGTCAGCTGGTGGGGTGACCATGCAGTGTGGGCATTAGGGTCTGCTCCTGTTGCATGTGCCCTCAGGGGCTCCCCCTGCATCAGCCATGCACCTCTCCCTCAGACTCACTTCCTTGCAAGCGACATTCTGCAAAGTGTGTCCTTGGGACAGCAGCCTTGTCCCAGCATCCTCTGGGGCTGTGAAACTCTTCATCAGCACCTTCCAACAATGATGACATTTTATCTGGTCCACTGCAGACCTGGCCATGGTTTATGGCCAGAAAAAGGAACTGGTCTGTCCTCTGTGCCAAGTTCCTTGGGGGACCCTGGGCTGAGCAGTATAAAGGGCAGCTGACTGAGGAGCCAGCACAGCCTTTCAGCCCTACCGAGTGAGCTTCCAGGCATCTGTGAGCGCAGACCCCGAGGATGAAGGCCCTGCTCCTCAGCTTCAGTGTTGGCCTTGTTGCTGCCCTGCAGGCCCAGGCCTTCCCGGCCTCCTCGGAGGAGCCTCAGGATGTGAGGCAAAGCTGGAGGGTGGGGGAGTCTGAGGGGGTTGCTTGGAGACCCCCTTCCTGCCCTAGCTAAAGAGATGCCATTTTAGGGTCAGGCCTTGAACCCCTACCCTGAGGGGAATGTCAGAGCACAGGGCTTCCGGTCTTGTGGTTCCGGCATTCAGTGAAGGTGCCTATTGTCCTGGCTAACTTGTGGGGTGGGAGCCCACGCCAGGGTGGGACTGATTGGGTACTGGGTATTTTGAAGGTGAGGGAATGTCCCAGCTGTCCAAACCTTAGAAGCCAAAGTAGAGGTCTGAGGCTGTGGCTTAGGGGTTCGGGAAGTTCCTCAAGGGTCCACTTGAGTCCTAATGGACAGTGCCATCTCTAGGCACCAGAAAAGTGGTATTTGAAAGCCATCGCATCTGATGACAATGTGATTCCTGCAAGGAACATGGGGTCTGTGTCTGTGACCCCCCTGACCATCAAGAACCTGGAGGATGGGAGCCTGAAAGTCAAGTTCACTGCACTGTGAGTTTCAGCTGGCCTTCCCGTCCCCCACGCTGGAGAGCAGGGGTCAGAGGGTGGTGCAGAGAACTAGGTGGGCCTCTAAAGCCATGGGGACACACAATACCTGGTGATATGGGTGTAATAGTGCTGCTGAAGGTGCCTCTGGAGGTGTGGTGTCTCAGAACTACTCTGGAGGACTTGGTGGGGGGTGCCTGCCTTTATTCTCCTGGAGGAGGATTCCCAGGTCAACTACCCAGGCCTTCTAAGGGTGAATCACTGTCAGATCCAGTCAGAGCCAGCTGGCTGGGATTGCTGGCCAGGGGTTTCTGACCCTCCTAAGCAAATTTCAGCTTTATTGACCAGGTTTACAGAATAACCaagggggtgggggtgcaggGATCGAGGAGAAGGCCCGTCAGGCACTTCATGGACACATGCAAGATCTCCGTGTAATCTACCTGTGCGTCCTCCCACCTGTGGCCGCCTGCCTATCCAACTCCCTCAAGTGTGGCCTTGACCTTTTTTTGTCCGCCCCCTACCTGACTGACCGCCGCCTGAATAGCGTAACCAAGCTTGTGCTCTTGTCATGAGCCACTGACCCTGGTGATGActctggagtttttttgtgtttttctccaATCTgctctctgactctttccctcCTCATGGCGTCAGCTGACAGTGGATGTAGAGCTGGCCCCCAAATATAATCCAGAGACAGAGGGCCAGCTAGAGGGACCACCCAGCATGAGGGTGAGAGAGCAGGACCATGCTCCCGCCCAGGACCAGGCCAAGTAGCCCAGGATCCttgaggcagggagaaagaagacACAGCGAGGTAGATGGCAGGAGGTGCGGCACAGGGCTGTGGCCACTGTGGGAACCAGGAGGCTGTCACGTGAGACCCAGAGGCCTTGCTGGTGCCTGAAGGGAGGTTTGTACAGTCTgctcttctccagccccacctcaggATCACGCTATCTGCAGGGCGTGCTCTGTGGGTGCCCCCAACAATGCGGTACATGGTCTGAGAGCGGTTCTCACAGAGCTTCTGTTTTCCAGAATTGCAGGTCATTGCCAGGAGATTAACGTCATTCTGGAGAAAACGGACGAGCCGGGCAAATACGTGGCCTGTGAGTTGCCAAGTCTGCAAGGGCTGCGCCTCACTCCCTGGGAATACAGTTGGGGCTGGTGTGGCTGTTGCAGGTGCTCCCTGGCCTGAGACACGTTTCCTCTTTTCTGGTAATATTATATACCCAACCTTAATCCCCACGATCAGTTTTCTTTAAAGAGGAGAACAGCTAACCTCACACCAAATACTGTACCAAGTGTGGTGTGTTTTTCCCACCAAGAAAAGGACTGGACTGTCTAGGGCTGTCCACTGGTTGTGGCTGAGCCCCTAGCAGACAGGAGCAGGGATGTAATTTGGCTGCCAGGGGCTGAGCTTACCCCACTACTTCAGACAATCTCGCTCATGTCCCAAACCCTCCTTGACTCACAGGTTTGGGGTGTGGCTGTCTCCCATGCTTATTGGTCCCCATAGACTAGGGCTGTAGGGTGGCATGGAGTCTGGGTCAGGGAACTCTGGCAGCTAGAAGGACATGGAAGAAAAGAAGTTTCCAGACTGGGTACCAGGCCATCCTTTCTAAAAGATCAGCAGGCTTATTCAGGACTTGTATCCCTGTCCTTCTGCAGATGGGGGTGACTATGTGATTCGCGTAGTGAAATCTCCAGTCGAGGATGACTACATCTTGTTCTGCGAGTGGAGTGATGAGATGCATGGCCCTCTGTTCCACATGGCAAAGCTTGTGGGTGAGTCATGTCAAGACTGCCTTGGGATGGGGTCAAGAATCATTGGGATCAACAGCCTTGTGGCTCTGCAGATTCCAACTGGGGAGAGGACAGGGTATGGGAACAGCTATTGGCATGCAGATTCCACCACGAGGGTACCGTCCTCTGCAGCCTCCTAAACTCACCCTGAGGCCTGTGTCAATCTAGAATGAGGGGACAGCATCATGGCCTGTTTCCAGGGAGATATGTGAGCCCAGAACAGGGGAATGGCATGGTGCTCTTAGCTCTGAGCTCCAAGGAGAAGTCCTTCTCCAGGGTGGGGCTAGGCTCAGGGACAGGAGCAGGTATGCTAAAGGGAGAATGTCCCTGGGTCTCACAGGTCAGTGGCTGTGGGCACCTGAAGGgacactggggctccctggttcTCTTTGCCTAGCCAGTctttcttcccagccccaagtcATGTGGGTGGATGAGGGCTGCCTTCCCAGCCCAGTGGCTACATTGGCCTCTGTACTGGGCAGGAGATGCCAGCACCTTCTCAGTTCTGCTGCTCACATCCCTGTCTCACCCTGGCCTTACTCCACAGGCAGACACCCTGAAATCAACCAGGAGGCCCTGAGGAGCTTTGAGATCATCGCAAGAGCCCAACACCTCCACACAGGGAACATCTTCATCCCCAAGCAAATGGGTAGGAAAGACGTATCTTCTGGgctctccccaggccccacagtGACAGTCACCAGGCCACTTCACGTGGACAAGCTGGCTCTTGGGCCGGCTTTATTCTTTCTGGGGTCATGGGAAATGCTGGCCGGTGGAGGGCCTGGGGTCTGAAGAGAATTCCAGGGTTTTCTGAGCAAGGTCTAGGGCTGGGAGGAGAGCCTAACTTGTAATATGTTGTTTCTTGAACAGCTACCTGCTCTCCAGAAAGCAATTAGGGTAAGTGATCAACTTCAGAAGACACCTGAGCATGCCCCAGGCTCAATAGGCTCTATGGTCTAAGTCCCCAGGTAGGAGAGACATGGCTTGTGCAGATAACGCGGGCTCTGTTTCTGGAGCTTTCCTTGCTCTCCAGCATTGTACTCACATTGCCGTCACCATGTTAATCCTAGGACATCA carries:
- the LOC101598759 gene encoding von Ebner gland protein 2-like, with product MKALLLSFSVGLVAALQAQAFPASSEEPQDAPEKWYLKAIASDDNVIPARNMGSVSVTPLTIKNLEDGSLKVKFTALIAGHCQEINVILEKTDEPGKYVAYGGDYVIRVVKSPVEDDYILFCEWSDEMHGPLFHMAKLVGRHPEINQEALRSFEIIARAQHLHTGNIFIPKQMATCSPESN